The following proteins are co-located in the Cardiocondyla obscurior isolate alpha-2009 linkage group LG12, Cobs3.1, whole genome shotgun sequence genome:
- the LOC139106933 gene encoding phosphatidylinositol-glycan biosynthesis class X protein, which produces MTRHTNEANLLQIVLLLCTQSVQICMGVKAEIDLDVEGNGFHRTLIYRIHFKNLTQNDCQVAIYMELPSALYVNTDEIAEMRRQGTNTICSTGETNVELFAENAAQQNVTSCSSINSSLSNLIIPIHQRYRYAVETGGYVNITLPKPKLLLGCQKRVRDHRVSKIDLCEPCVSLMVKWREIPYHISNNFEYVWPIPVGNSSLSLFITCITLLTTFAGAIFIGDAILTNTRSHPKED; this is translated from the exons ATGACGAGGCACACCAACGAAGCGAATCTCTTGCAAATTGTATTGCTCCTATGCACGCAAAGCGTGCAAATTTGCATGGGAGTAAAAGCAGAGATCGATCTCGACGTAGAAGGAAATGGATTTCATAg aaCATTGATTTATCGCATACACTTTAAGAATCTTACTCAAAATGATTGTCAAGTTGCAATTTATATGGAACTGCCATCAGCATTGTATGTTAACACAGATGAAATAGCAGAAATGAGAAGACAAGGAACA AATACAATATGTTCCACTGGCGAGACTAACGTTGAGTTATTCGCAGAAAATGCTGCTCAACAAAATGTGACAAGCTGTTCATCTATAAATTCGTCactttctaatttaataattcctaTACACCAACGATATCGATATGCAGTAGAAACTGGTGGTTATGTTAACATTACCTTGCCTAAGCCAAAGCTGTTGTTGGGATGCCAAAAGAGAGTCAGGGATCATAGAGTGTCTAAGATAGATTTGTGCGAACCATGCGTTAGTCTAATGGTCAAATGGCGTGAAATTCCATATCATATATCGAACAATTTTGAATATGTTTGGCCAATACCAGTTGGCAACTCATCTTTATCACTTTTTATCACTTGTATCACATTACTAACAACGTTTGCTGGTGCAATATTCATTGGTGATGCCATTTTGACCAATACGCGAAGTCATCCAAAAGAAGACTGA
- the Sta gene encoding small ribosomal subunit protein uS2 — protein MSGGLDVLALKEDDVTKMLAAGTHLGAENVNFQMEQYVYKKRVDGAGVNVINLRHTWEKLLLAARAIVAIEHPSEVFVISCRHSGQRAVLKFAAHTGATPIAGRFTPGAFTNQIQAAFREPRLLIVTDPSTDHQPITEASYVNIPVIAFCNTDSPLRFVDIAIPCNTKSLHTVGLMWWLLAREVLRLRGSIPRETKWDVVVDLFFYRDPEEAEKEEQAAKEIAPAKEFTGPVEPAPAPEPGWVNEVESTAVTTENWADDVAPPAAPPAIPPAGTAPPAFQPSGDWAAQPPEEWSTTVATPAAPSWGGASSEKW, from the exons ATGTCAGGAGGTTTAGATGTACTAGCTCTCAAAGAGGATGATGTTACTAAAATGTTGGCTGCTGGCACTCACTTGGGTGCTGAAAATGTCAACTTTCAAATGGAGCAGTATGTTTATAAAAAGAGAGTTGATG GTGCTGGTGTTAATGTGATCAATCTTCGCCACACCTGGGAAAAGTTGTTGCTTGCAGCTCGTGCCATTGTTGCCATTGAACACCCTAGTGAAGTGTTTGTCATCAGCTGTCGTCATTCTGGCCAAAGAGCTGTGCTAAAATTTGCAGCTCATACTGGTGCTACTCCTATTGCTGGACGTTTTACACCAGGTGCATTTACCAATCAAATTcag gCTGCTTTTCGTGAACCGCGCTTGTTGATCGTTACCGATCCTTCCACTGATCACCAGCCCATTACAGAAGCGAGCTACGTAAATATTCCAGTTATCGCTTTTTGCAACACGGATTCGCCACTGCGTTTTGTAGACATTGCAATTCCTTGCAATACTAAAAGTCTTCATACAGTTGGTTTAATGTGGTGGCTACTTGCCAGAGAAGTATTGCGCTTAAGAGGATCTATTCCTCGCGAGACCAAGTGGGATGTGGTGGttgatcttttcttttacagagATCCTGAAGag gcTGAGAAAGAAGAACAGGCTGCGAAAGAAATTGCGCCCGCGAAAGAATTTACTGGTCCAGTGGAGCCTGCTCCTGCTCCAGAACCCGGCTGGGTGAACGAAGTAGAATCGACCGCTGTGACTACCGAGAATTGGGCCGATGATGTAGCACCGCCAGCAGCTCCTCCTGCTATTCCTCCAGCTGGTACCGCCCCGCCGGCATTCCAACCCAGTGGTGATTGGGCTGCTCAG CCTCCAGAGGAATGGTCAACAACCGTAGCAACTCCTGCTGCTCCAAGCTGGGGAGGTGCAAGCAGCGAAAAATGGTAG
- the LOC139106911 gene encoding piwi-like protein Siwi: protein MSQKQGRGMRGRATHKPATSTTASHQESLPHAQASTSSGDVRRPGTQPGTTTGRGVIQRVGEKGDAAIGQLGRGVEKLGLQSTVGASGDADSSAARTGTVVSSTRGAARGKRILPTDLFVTKPNHIVNKKGTSGALRKVKVNYFQLIKITNWALYQYHVDFAPEEDRTVVRKGLLKQHQRELGAYIYDGTVMYTSRRLFDRQIFTSQRKSDEAIITITVRLVGDMVAGDPHYLQFFNILMRKCYDHLNLKLVGRNYFDPDNKIVLPETKLEVWPGYVSSIRQHERDILMCVDVISKIMRLETLLDVLNQCFHENSDKFRENFCKSVIGIVVLTDYNNNTYRIEDVDFATTPSHTFDMKGEQVSYVQYYKKKYGLKISNLSQPMLVTTSKAKTREAAEPERVYLVPQFCRPTGLTDAMRENHRLMAGVAVETRLSAARRIEKLMNFNRSICRSPAIQQDLNHWDLQLDDRLLEVDGRQLPNETIWVARNRNQEGINPERGDWTKLMHNKECIFAPPLNNWTLIITDRDRSSAQNFVTALIKAARGLMFEMTAPTIYPIRDDRPGTYNQALEEILSRGVIQLVFCVVSNIRSDRYSAIKKKCCIDRPVPSQVCLYKTMTHKNIMSIATKIAIQMNCKIGGAPWFVDIPLDGMMTVGFDVCHDTTVKSKDFGAMVATLDKQMTKYYSAVSAHENGEELSNDICINICKAAQAYFERNKRLPLRIVIYRDGVGEGQIAQVMEREVHQIKKRLDELYRGPDKYRMTFIIVTKRLNTRLFCNNDNPDPGTIVDDVITSPIKYDFFLVSQKVRQGTVTPTSYNVVYDTLGLDPDKIQRLSYKLTHMYFNCSNTVRVPAPCHYAHKLAFLVSKFIHRAPDTQLQNTLYFL, encoded by the exons ATGTCACAAAAACAAGGTCGAGGTATGCGGGGTAGAGCTACCCATAAACCAGCTACCTCAACAACTGCCTCTCATCAAGAATCTTTACCACATGCACAAGCATCAACCAGCAGTGGAGATGTGAGGAGACCCGGAACCCAGCCG GGAACCACCACTGGACGAGGTGTAATTCAAAGAGTTGGCGAAAAAGGCGACGCGGCGATTGGACAACTAGGTAGAGGCGTGGAAAAACTTGGATTACAATCTACcg TCGGTGCTAGTGGCGATGCTGATTCTAGTGCAGCAAGAACCGGAACTGTAGTATCCTCTACACGAGGTGCAGCCCGGGGGAAAAGAATTCTTCCTACAGATCTTTTTGTAACAAAACCGAATCATATTGTAAACAAAAAAG gcACGTCTGGTGCTCTTAGAAAAGTAAAGGTTAATTACTTTCAACTGATTAAGATAACTAACTGGGCTCTCTATCAATATCATGTCGATTTTGCGCCCGAAGAAGATCGCACAGTTGTGCGTAAAGGTTTATTAAAACAGCATCAGAGAGAACTTGGCGCATATATCTATGATGGTACTGTAATGTATACAAGTCGTCGATTATTTGAT cgTCAAATATTTACATCGCAACGAAAATCAGATGAagcaataataacaattactgTACGTCTCGTTGGCGATATGGTAGCAGGAGATCCTCATTATCTACAATTCTTTAATATACTTATGAGAAAATGTTATGATcatctaaatttaaaattggttggacgtaattattttgatcCTGACAACAAG ATTGTCTTGCCAGAAACCAAATTGGAGGTATGGCCAGGATATGTATCATCTATTCGTCAACATGAACGAGACATCTTGATGTGTGTTGATGTGATAAGTAAGATAATGCGACTAGAAACATTGCTAGACGTTTTAAATCAATGTTTTCACGAAAATTCTGACAAATTCAGA GAAAACTTTTGTAAATCTGTGATCGGCATCGTTGTTCTCACTGATTACAATAACAATACATATCGTATTGAAGATGTCGATTTTGCAACTACTCCTAGCCATACGTTTGATATGAAAGGCGAACAAGTATCTTatgtacaatattataaaaaaaagtatgggCTTAAGATTTCAAATCTTAGTCAACCAATGCTTGTGACAACTTCTAAAGCAAAAACCCGAGAAGCTGCAGAACCAGAGCGTGTTTATTTAGTTCCTCAGTTTTGTCGCCCAACAG GTTTGACTGATGCTATGAGAGAAAATCACAGACTCATGGCAGGTGTAGCAGTGGAGACGCGACTTTCTGCTGCACGAcgtatagaaaaattaatgaattttaatagaaGCATTTGCAGATCGCCTGCTATTCAGCAAGATTTAAATCATTGGGACTTACAACTAGATGACAGACTGCTTGAAGTTGATGGACGGCAATTACCTAATGAAACAATTTGGGTTGCTCGAAACAGAAATCAAGAAGGTATTAATCCTGAGCGAGGCGATTGGACAAAACTTATGCATAATAAAGAATGCATATTCGCTCCACCATTGAATAATTGGACTTTAATAATTACGGACAGAGATAGATCCTCCGCACAg aattttgtaACCGCTCTAATAAAAGCAGCGAGAGGATTAATGTTTGAAATGACAGCTCCGACGATATACCCTATTCGTGATGATAGACCAGGCACTTACAACCAGGCATTGGAAGAGATTTTAAGCAGAGGTGTGATCCAACTGGTGTTTTGCGTTGTATCAAATATTCGCAGCGATCGCTATtctgcgattaaaaaaaagtgctgTATAGATCGACCTGTACCGTCACAAGTTTGTCTATATAAGACAATGactcataaaaatattatgtctATCGCTACAAAAATAGCGATACAGATGAATTGTAAAATAGGCGGAGCACCATGGTTTGTGGATATTCCATTAGATGGAATGATGACAGTAGGATTCGATGTTTGCCATGATACAACAGTAAAAAGTAAAGATTTTG GTGCTATGGTCGCTACTTTAGACAAACAAATGACTAAGTACTACAGCGCAGTAAGTGCGCATGAAAACGGCGAAGAACTATCAaatgatatttgcattaatatcTGCAAAGCCGCACAGGCGTACTTTGAACGAAATAAACGTCTGCCTCTTCGTATTGTAATTTATCGCGATGGTGTTGGCGAAGGGCAGATCGCGCAAGTGATGGAACGTGAAGtacatcaaataaaaaagagactCGATGAATTGTATCGTGGCCCAGATAAATACAGGATGACTTTTATAATCGTGACGAAACGACTAAATACAAGGTTGTTTTGTAACAACGATAATCCAGATCCAGGGACCATAGTAGACGATGTTATAACTAGCCctattaaatatgattttttccTTGTATCGCAGAAAGTGCGACAAGGTACAGTGACGCCTACATCGTACAATGTCGTTTACGATACGTTGGGGTTAGATCCGGATAAAATCCAGCGTTTATCGTATAAACTGACTCAcatgtattttaattgttcAAATACTGTTAGAGTACCCGCGCCATGCCATTATGCTCATAAATTGGCGTTTCTGGTGAGTAAATTTATTCATCGAGCACCAGATACACAATTACAAAACACATTGTACTTTTTATAA